In the genome of Oncorhynchus clarkii lewisi isolate Uvic-CL-2024 chromosome 4, UVic_Ocla_1.0, whole genome shotgun sequence, one region contains:
- the LOC139407682 gene encoding proteasome assembly chaperone 4, producing the protein MRWLICLNNGLVSLYFSSYKHLFNMNIAESGAVGDAITVHDFSEKILEQTVHFHVIKLNGGFFLWVGSNPVLSNLAVSMESKFDSMPLSTLVLGDPSDTTPNSLAQRLTKRTKKQVYVSYCLPMTDSNLSLLVENRIKKEMEVHPDKF; encoded by the exons ATGAGGTGGTTGATATGTTTGAATAATGGTCTGGTTTCATTGTACTTTTCTTCATACAAACATCTATTCAATATGAACATAGCAGAAAGTGGAGCAGTAGGCGATGCCATTACAGTGCACGATTTCTCCGAGAAGATTCTCGAGCAGACGGTTCACTTTCACGTCATAAAACTCAATGGAGGATTTTTCCTTTGGGTGGGCTCGAACCCCGTCTTGTCCAACTTGGCTGTTTCAATGGAAAGTAAATTT GATTCGATGCCGCTGTCTACGTTAGTCCTGGGGGACCCATCGGACACCACTCCAAATTCACTGGCGCAGAGATTGA CTAAAAGGACTAAGAAACAGGTGTATGTGAGCTACTGCCTGCCCATGACTGACTCCAACCTGTCTCTGCTGGTAGAGAACAGGATAAAGAAAGAGATGGAAGTTCACCCTGACAAGTTTtaa